A genomic stretch from Lathyrus oleraceus cultivar Zhongwan6 chromosome 2, CAAS_Psat_ZW6_1.0, whole genome shotgun sequence includes:
- the LOC127120229 gene encoding putative glucose-6-phosphate 1-epimerase, translated as MAMASMAFCVNSVSFQNHGRYKSGMVFASLGNKEAATLGVRVTEGEGKLPKLVLSSPAGSEAEIYLFGGCITSWKVPSGNDILFVRPDAVFNKKKPISGGIPHCFPQFGPGAIQQHGFARNVDWTVGDSENVEGNPVVTLELKDDSYSRAMWDFSFHALYKITLNAKSLSTELKVKNTDNKAFSFNTALHTYFRASVTGASVKGLKGCKTLNKHPDPKNPVEGSEERDVVTFPGFVDCVYLDASNELELDNGLGDIISIKNTNWSDAVLWNPHLQMEACYKDFVCVENAKIGNVQLEPEQTWTAVQHLTIA; from the exons ATGGCGATGGCTTCTATGGCATTTTGCGTGAACTCAGTGAGCTTTCAGAATCATGGCCGATATAAGAG TGGAATGGTATTTGCGAGTTTGGGAAACAAAGAAGCAGCTACTTTGGGAGTGAGGGTTACAGAAGGTGAGGGGAAATTGCCGAAACTCGTTCTCTCTTCGCCGGCTGGTAG TGAGGCTGAGATATACTTGTTTGGTGGTTGCATTACCTCTTGGAAAGTTCCCAGTGGCAATGACATTCTATTTGTTCGTCCTGATGCTGTTTTCAATAAGAAGAAACCAATAAG TGGAGGAATTCCACATTGTTTTCCGCAGTTTGGTCCTGGTGCAATTCAGCAG CACGGATTTGCAAGGAATGTGGATTGGACTGTTGGTGATTCTGAGAATGTGGAGGGAAATCCCGTTGTAACTCTGGAACTGAAGGATGATTCTTATAGTCGTGCTATGTGGGATTTCAGCTTCCATGCTTTATACAAG ATCACACTAAATGCTAAAAGTCTTTCAACTGAGTTAAAAGTTAAAAATACAGACAATAAGGCATTCTCATTCAATACTGCTTTGCACACATATTTTAGG GCTTCTGTAACGGGTGCATCAGTTAAGGGGTTAAAAGGTTGCAAAACACTGAACAAACATCCAGATCCTAAAAATCCAGTTGAGGGTAGCGAAGAAAG GGATGTGGTCACTTTCCCAGGATTTGTAGATTGTGTTTATCTTGACGCTTCAAATGAGTTGGAGCTTGATAATGGATTGGGTGATATAATATCTATCAAGAACACAAA CTGGTCAGACGCAGTGTTGTGGAATCCTCATCTTCAAATGGAAGCATGTTACAAAGATTTTGTGTGCGTTGAAAATGCTAAG ATTGGAAATGTCCAGCTAGAGCCAGAACAAACTTGGACGGCTGTGCAGCATCTTACCATTGCATAA
- the LOC127120231 gene encoding ultraviolet-B receptor UVR8, whose amino-acid sequence MWRSRVLLRKLNLKSGAVVVPRRWMTTVMTFGDGSHGALGLATTSVGMGVDAYEPTPIPSLPSDILSVHAGHYHSLAITSEHHLWAWGRNNEAQLGRGFSARETWNEPKRVEGLENVKVCNAFASGVVSAAVGEDGSVWVWGKSKRGQLGLGKDIIEAVLPSRVEALSGENIKKVSFGWGHALALTVDGKLFGWGYYADGRIGNMGNGHLESSSLESSSTMHSINAQITSSDLEVAEKKVLQGMEEENNMPIIWEPRLVEELRNVQVVDIACGLDHSLVLCRDGALLSCGSNVYGQLGRATKDLGFFPVEINLTPISVAAGLGHSLAICQLDESDGSSDTVGATNIASWGWNQSSQLGRPGPANLPALTHALAGENPVSVSAGRAHTVALTSKGEMWVWGSGKNGRLGLSSSVDEVEPFYLDSLEGFQILQAVSGFDHNLVLVAG is encoded by the exons ATGTGGCGATCACGTGTATTGTTGAGGAAGCTGAATCTGAAAAGCGGTGCGGTTGTTGTTCCCCGGAGATGGATGACTACGGTGATGACTTTCGGAGATGGAAGCCATGGAGCTTTAGGATTGGCAACCACCAGTGTTGGTATGGGAGTAGACGCATACGAACCTACTCCAATTCCTTCTTTACCTTCTGATATTCTCAGCGTCCATGCTGGTCACTACCACTCTCTTGCAATCACTTCTGAACACCATCTTTGGGCTTGGGGAAGAAACAACGAAGCTCAACTCGGTCGTGGATTTTCCGCAAG AGAAACATGGAATGAGCCAAAAAGAGTAGAGGGACTTGAAAATGTGAAGGTGTGTAACGCCTTTGCATCTGGAGTTGTCTCGGCTGCGGTTGGAGAAGATGGTTCTGTTTGGGTGTGGGGGAAATCCAAACGTGGACAGCTTGGTCTTGGAAAAGACATCATTGAAGCTGTTTTGCCTTCCAGAGTTGAAGCACTTTCTGGAGAAAACATAAAGAAG GTATCATTTGGTTGGGGGCATGCTCTTGCATTAACTGTGGATGGAAAGTTGTTTGGGTGGGGCTATTATGCGGATGGAAGGATAGGGAATATGGGGAATGGTCACTTGGAGTCATCTTCATTAGAGTCCTCTTCAACCATGCATTCAATCAATGCACAAATCACGAGTTCAGACCTAGAAGTTGCTGAAAAGAAAGTCTTACAAGGAATGGAGGAGGAGAATAACATGCCAATAATATGGGAACCTCGCTTGGTAGAAGAATTGCGTAATGTTCAAGTTGTCGACATTGCATGTGGCCTTGATCACTCTCTAGTTCTTTGCC GTGATGGTGCTCTCTTGAGTTGTGGGAGTAATGTGTATGGCCAATTGGGGAGAGCTACGAAAGATTTGGGATTCTTTCCTGTTGAGATAAATCTTACTCCCATTTCTGTAGCAGCAGGGCTTGGTCATTCTTTGGCAATATGCCAGCTTGATGAATCAGATGGTAGTAGTGACACTGTGGGAGCTACAAACATTGCTTCATGGGGGTGGAACCAGAGTTCTCAGCTTGGAAGGCCAGGGCCTGCCAACCTTCCTGCCTTGACTCATGCATTGGCCGGGGAGAATCCTGTGTCGGTTTCAGCAGGGCGTGCACATACGGTTGCCCTCACGTCAAAAGGAGAAATGTGGGTCTGGGGCTCTGGTAAAAATGGTAGACTCGGTCTGTCAAGTTCTGTTGACGAAGTTGAGCCATTTTACCTTGATTCCTTAGAAGGTTTTCAAATTTTGCAGGCCGTGTCTGGGTTTGATCATAATCTGGTTCTAGTTGCTGGCTGA